One region of Salvia miltiorrhiza cultivar Shanhuang (shh) chromosome 3, IMPLAD_Smil_shh, whole genome shotgun sequence genomic DNA includes:
- the LOC131018446 gene encoding putative late blight resistance protein homolog R1B-23, translating to MAAAYAALASLSNMIDRLQRHPFPPISLDEKQVQSLTDNATFLEEFLQCYNSPFGQIDGADPLQIRIADAARATEAAIESYIARVVMLNGVLIDRGEEMVSDEEIGCEIEFNPSSYAKTDPGEEIVSEEETISHGEELNFRDQIFCGEELSWLDEIGSGEEIDREEELNWGDEIESEEEIDHVEEINCINFYQDLEQLVEEMDLIKSEAMEIVEEERGVQNQLQRSNQPQRSILGPFDARQSVMVGHDDVLLQVLDKLTGGRLDRRAIPIVGMGGIGKTTLAQNIYAHPLIKEHFDICAWATISQQYSIKDIVWKLLSQIKNECMEQLTSEMCEDEVGLALYKCLSGRRYLIVMDDVWSIEAWDKIQYFFPQNNTRSRVVVTTRLSNLGYQLDNNYGLEMKFLNQVDSWNLFSKTVFGERSCPPELEEIGKEIVENCRGLPLSIIVTGGLLRKFGHSQEWWKSIKRNINSMVNSENHDHCLKMLKMSYDHLPVYLKPGFLYMGVFEKDFNVTTLIQLWISEGFLKPMSGKSLETIGKEYLKELVARNLILVDKLGSIGNIKTYKIHDLVRDLAQKEAHEERFYDVLGLSSPRFINSQHCGMSPRWLVPSNECFPKNVSQVVNLRYFDVCAPWMPKFLSFVNYLWNLHTLIVSDAEWPRTAFDIWKMPQLRHVHFYQSNRFHLTHPLSLSSNIDIVVMENLQTLVGVTNFKCSEAVVKRIPNIKKLGIVYHKFKGVWPGGDYYCLKYLECFGKLESLHCKVDCTIPDHEKNLASPRSLLKCRCNDHLQEITFPHSLKKLSLRVSKSFHVEGILEKIGWLPFLEKLHLWGGYFRSSKWEIVEGQFPYLKYLSLNMCEHLECWTLEGSGLPRLEKLRLYLIGWLDEMPSEIGEISTLKSIELSSCTMSLVKSLKKIVEEQEELQGELHFHVSVSPDLVDIKALESLETPNFRIERNICSLM from the coding sequence ATGGCGGCAGCTTACGCAGCTTTGGCTTCTCTTTCGAATATGATAGATCGGCTTCAGCGTCATCCTTTCCCTCCAATTTCTCTCGACGAGAAACAAGTTCAATCTCTCACAGATAATGCTACCTTTTTGGAGGAATTTCTCCAATGCTATAACTCTCCTTTTGGGCAAATCGATGGAGCTGATCCTTTGCAGATTCGCATTGCAGATGCAGCTCGTGCCACAGAAGCTGCTATTGAGTCCTATATAGCACGCGTCGTTATGCTTAATGGCGTATTAATCGACCGCGGTGAAGAAATGGTTTCCGATGAAGAAATCGGTTGCGAAATTGAGTTCAATCCATCCAGTTACGCGAAAACCGATCCCGGAGAAGAAATCGTTTCGGAAGAAGAAACAATTTCGCATGGAGAAGAGCTCAATTTCCGTGATCAGATCTTCTGTGGAGAAGAACTCAGTTGGCTTGATGAGATCGGTTCTGGAGAAGAAATCGACCGTGAAGAAGAACTCAATTGGGGTGATGAGATCGAATCTGAAGAAGAAATCGATCACGTAGAAGAAATCAATTGCATAAACTTCTATCAAGATCTAGAGCAATTGGTTGAAGAAATGGATCTGATCAAGTCAGAAGCGATGGAGATCGTTGAAGAGGAAAGGGGAGTCCAAAATCAGCTGCAGAGAAGCAACCAGCCGCAGAGAAGCATCTTAGGGCCTTTTGATGCTAGGCAGAGTGTGATGGTGGGCCATGATGATGTGTTGCTTCAAGTCTTGGATAAGCTCACGGGTGGACGACTCGACCGCCGGGCCATTCCGATTGTGGGGATGGGCGGAATCGGTAAGACCACTCTGGCTCAAAATATTTATGCTCATCCCCTTATTAAGGAGCATTTTGATATCTGTGCTTGGGCAACAATTTCTCAACAATATAGTATAAAAGATATTGTTTGGAAACTTctttcacaaataaaaaatgagtgCATGGAACAGCTTACTAGTGAAATGTGTGAAGATGAAGTGGGATTAGCACTTTACAAATGTTTATCAGGTAGAAGGTATTTGATTGTAATGGATGATGTGTGGAGCATTGAGGCATGGGATAAGATACAATACTTCTTTCCTCAAAATAACACAAGGAGTCGGGTAGTGGTTACAACTAGGTTATCAAACTTAGGTTATCAACTGGATAACAACTATGGCCTTGAAATGAAATTTCTTAATCAGGTTGATAGTTGGAATTTGTTCTCCAAAACTGTGTTTGGAGAGAGAAGTTGTCCACCTGAATTGGAGGAAATTGGGAAGGAGATTGTAGAAAATTGCAGAGGACTTCCTCTGTCGATTATTGTTACGGGAGGTCTTCTTAGAAAATTTGGACATTCACAAGAGTGGTGGAAATCTATAAAGAGAAACATAAATTCAATGGTGAATTCGGAGAATCATGATCATTGCTTGAAAATGTTGAAGATGAGCTATGATCATTTGCCGGTCTATCTAAAGCCAGGTTTTCTGTATATGGGGGTGTTTGAGAAGGACTTTAATGTCACAACACTCATCCAGCTATGGATTTCTGAAGGTTTTTTAAAGCCAATGAGTGGCAAAAGCTTGGAAACAATTGGAAAAGAGTACTTAAAAGAGCTAGTTGCTAGAAATCTCATTCTAGTTGATAAGTTGGGGTCTATAGGAAAcataaaaacatataaaattcaTGATTTGGTGAGGGACCTCGCCCAAAAAGAAGCTCATGAAGAAAGGTTTTATGATGTGCTAGGGTTATCTAGTCCTCGATTCATAAATAGCCAACATTGTGGTATGAGTCCTCGGTGGTTAGTTCCAAGCAATGAATGTTTTCCAAAAAATGTGTCTCAGGTAGTTAATCTAAGGTACTTTGATGTATGTGCTCCTTGGATGCCAAAATTCCTTTCTTTTGTGAATTATCTTTGGAATTTACATACGCTAATTGTTTCTGATGCTGAGTGGCCGCGTACAGCATTTGATATTTGGAAAATGCCTCAACTTAGGCATGTCCACTTTTATCAGAGTAACAGATTTCACCTCACACATCCTCTGAGTCTGAGCAGCAACATTGACATTGTCGTCATGGAAAACCTGCAAACACTTGTCGGAGTAACAAATTTCAAGTGTAGTGAGGCGGTAGTTAAGAGAATTCCTAACATAAAGAAATTGGGAATAGTATATCACAAGTTTAAGGGAGTTTGGCCGGGTGGTGATTATTATTGTCTCAAATATCTTGAATGTTTTGGTAAACTCGAATCCTTACACTGCAAGGTCGATTGCACGATCCCTGATCATGAGAAGAACCTCGCCTCCCCACGCTCCTTGTTGAAGTGTAGATGCAATGACCATTTGCAAGAGATTACATTCCCACACTCCCTCAAGAAGTTGAGTCTCAGGGTGAGCAAAAGCTTTCATGTGGAGGGCATATTGGAAAAGATAGGTTGGTTGCCTTTCCTTGAGAAGCTCCATTTGTGGGGTGGATACTTCAGAAGTAGCAAGTGGGAAATAGTTGAAGGCCAGTTTCCCTACCTCAAATACTTGTCACTGAACATGTGTGAGCATCTAGAATGTTGGACACTCGAGGGCTCTGGCTTGCCACGCCTAGAGAAACTTCGTCTCTACTTGATAGGGTGGTTGGACGAGATGCCTTCGGAAATTGGAGAAATATCAACACTGAAATCAATTGAATTGTCAAGTTGTACGATGTCATTGGTAAAGTCTTTGAAAAAGATAGTAGAGGAACAAGAGGAGTTGCAAGGGGAACTACATTTTCATGTTAGTGTTTCGCCAGACTTGGTCGATATTAAAGCACTAGAGAGCTTAGAAACTCCCAACTTTCGTATAGAAAGAAACATTTGTAGCTTGATGTAA
- the LOC131017838 gene encoding uncharacterized protein LOC131017838 isoform X2 produces the protein MLQSRRSLLYQANSFIRSNPLTSISHKNQVTTTTTSTTPEEFSKVYNRSEVDSKATRHDVVKGDRYDEQRETTAETAKAAAAGAMDAGLELGKVAKKTVDGMLDAAENVRDSLTDGDGDDRVEERSSDKFVEDLRRRANGYDRDDRR, from the exons ATGTTGCAAAGCAGAAGATCTCTTCTCTACCAAGCCAATTCCTTCATTCGTTCCAATCCTCTCACATCCATTTCCCACAAAAATCAGGT tactactactactacaaGTACAACACCAGAAGAGTTTAGCAAAGTTTACAATCGATCCGAAGTAGATAGTAAGGCAACAAGGCATGATGTAGTAAAGGGAGATAGGTACGACGAGCAAAGGGAGACGACGGCTGAGACGGCGAAGGCGGCAGCGGCAGGAGCCATGGACGCGGGGCTCGAGCTTGGGAAGGTGGCGAAGAAAACGGTGGACGGCATGCTGGACGCCGCCGAGAACGTTAGAGACTCGTTAACCGATGGCGACGGTGATGATCGCGTGGAGGAGCGGAGCTCCGACAAATTTGTGGAGGATCTCAGACGAAGGGCTAATGGATATGATCGCGACGACCGTCGCTGA
- the LOC131017838 gene encoding uncharacterized protein LOC131017838 isoform X1 yields the protein MLQSRRSLLYQANSFIRSNPLTSISHKNQGTTTTTTTSTTPEEFSKVYNRSEVDSKATRHDVVKGDRYDEQRETTAETAKAAAAGAMDAGLELGKVAKKTVDGMLDAAENVRDSLTDGDGDDRVEERSSDKFVEDLRRRANGYDRDDRR from the exons ATGTTGCAAAGCAGAAGATCTCTTCTCTACCAAGCCAATTCCTTCATTCGTTCCAATCCTCTCACATCCATTTCCCACAAAAATCAG ggtactactactactactactacaaGTACAACACCAGAAGAGTTTAGCAAAGTTTACAATCGATCCGAAGTAGATAGTAAGGCAACAAGGCATGATGTAGTAAAGGGAGATAGGTACGACGAGCAAAGGGAGACGACGGCTGAGACGGCGAAGGCGGCAGCGGCAGGAGCCATGGACGCGGGGCTCGAGCTTGGGAAGGTGGCGAAGAAAACGGTGGACGGCATGCTGGACGCCGCCGAGAACGTTAGAGACTCGTTAACCGATGGCGACGGTGATGATCGCGTGGAGGAGCGGAGCTCCGACAAATTTGTGGAGGATCTCAGACGAAGGGCTAATGGATATGATCGCGACGACCGTCGCTGA
- the LOC131018444 gene encoding uncharacterized protein LOC131018444, with protein MARRKDLSSFERAAIIEFLLEGSKNGKPSRGKITAAVQRWSCCRRTISRTWAAAKERRANGEVMSSVSKKIMRPRRKLVALDLQLIASLDLSKRSTIRKLACGVKCSKSTVGRWAKTGLIRAHSNAIKPDLTAPNKLLRLRFSLEALEYDRIMRSLTFKSMHNTVHIDEKWFYITKSAQRPVFGANGECLFDGKIGIFPFTELVPAKMNSKNRAAGTMEWKPIQSITKQVVKDCLIYQIIPAIKAKWPANASKTIFIQQDNARPHIQDSDPDFRAVASADGFDIHLVHQPPNSPDTNINDLGWFRAIQSLQTESVSTNVDGLVNAVINSFNELSPTTLNKVFLSLQSCMVEILKVKGRNSYKIPHLGNDALIRQDMLPLNLQVPSELVRECISYLIDNGALSISDTLMQNLGVNAGSTDEVELMVHQLQIQSTEVM; from the exons ATGGCTAGAAGGAAGGATCTTTCTTCCTTTGAGAGGGCTGCCATCATCGAGTTTCTGCTTGAAGGAAGCAAAAATGGAAAGCCATCTCGAGGGAAGATCACTGCTGCTGTTCAGAGATGGAGCTGCTGCCGGCGGACGATCAGTCGTACTTGGGCAGCTGCAAAAGAACGAAGAGCAAATGGTGAGGTAATGAGTTCGGTGAGTAAGAAAATAATGAGACCAAGGAGAAAACTTGTAGCTCTGGATTTACAGTTAATTGCTAGCCTAGATTTGTCAAAAAGATCAACAATTAGAAAGCTTGCATGTGGGGTTAAATGCAGTAAAAGCACAGTGGGTAGATGGGCAAAAACTGGACTGATCAGGGCTCATTCGAATGCAATTAAACCTGATCTCACAGCTCCAAACAAGTTGCTTAGGCTACGGTTTTCcttagaagctctagaatatgaTAGGATTATGAGGAGTTTGACATTTAAAAGCATGCACAACACAGTCCACattgatgagaaatggttctACATCACAAAAAGTGCACAAAG GCCAGTGTTTGGGGCTAATGGTGAGTGCTTGTTTGATGGAAAAATTGGAATTTTTCCATTCACTGAACTTGTTCCAGCAAAAATGAACAGTAAGAACAGGGCTGCAGGCACTATGGAGTGGAAGCCAATTCAAAGCATCACCAAACAAGTGGTGAAAGACTGCCTGATATACCAG ATAATTCCTGCTATTAAAGCTAAGTGGCCAGCCAATGCAAGCAAAACCATCTTTATTCAGCAAGATAATGCAAGGcctcacattcaagactcagaCCCTGATTTCAGGGCTGTTGCTTCAGCTGATGGCTTTGATATTCACTTGGTGCATCAACCACCAAACTCCCCAGACACAAACATTAATGATTTGGGGTGGTTTAGGGCAATACAAAGCCTCCAAACTGAATCAGTGTCTACAAATGTGGATGGCCTAGTGAATGCAGTGATTAATTCATTCAATGAGTTAAGCCCAACAACTTTAAATAAAGTTTTCTTAAGCTTGCAAAGTTGTATGGTGGAAATTCTGAAAGTGAAGGGGAGGAATAGCTATAAGATCCCTCATTTAGGGAATGATGCTTTGATTAGGCAGGATATGCTGCCCTTGAATCTCCAAGTTCCAAGTGAACTTGTAAGGGAGTGCATATCCTACCTAATTGACAATGGAGCTTTGTCAATTAGTGATACACTAATGCAGAATTTGGGAGTTAATGCAGGTTCCACAGATGAGGTTGAGTTGATGGTGCATCAActtcaaattcaatcaactgaAGTTATGTGA
- the LOC131017834 gene encoding 60S ribosomal protein L22-2-like: MSKGTAAAAAKGGKKKGVSFVIDCSKPVEDKIMEIASLEKFLQERIKVGGKAGALGDFVTVSRDKNKITVTADSTFSKRYLKYLTKKYLKKHNVRDWLRVISSNKERNVYELRYFNIAEQEGEDED; this comes from the coding sequence ATGAGCAAAGGCACGGCGGCTGCGGCGGCAAAGGgcgggaagaagaagggggtTAGCTTCGTGATCGATTGCTCGAAGCCGGTGGAGGATAAGATCATGGAGATCGCTTCGCTAGAGAAGTTTTTGCAGGAAAGAATAAAGGTCGGCGGCAAAGCTGGTGCTCTCGGCGATTTCGTTACCGTCAGCCGCGACAAGAACAAGATCACCGTCACCGCGGATTCCACTTTCTCCAAAAGGTATTTGAAGTATTTGACAAAGAAATACTTGAAGAAGCATAATGTGAGAGATTGGCTTCGTGTGATTTCTTCCAACAAAGAAAGGAACGTGTATGAATTGCGCTACTTCAACATTGCTGAGCAAGAAGGCGAGGATGAAGATTAA
- the LOC131018445 gene encoding uncharacterized protein LOC131018445, protein MARRKDLSSFERAAIIEFLLEGSKNGKPSRGKITAVVQRWSCCRRTISRTWAAAKERRANGEVMSSVSKKIMRPRRKLVALDLQLIASLDLSKRSTIRKLACGVKCSKSTVGRWAKTGLIRAHSNAIKPDLTAPNKLLRLRFSLEALEYDRIMRSLTFKSMHNTVHIDEKWFYITKSAQRPVFGANGECLFDGKIGIFPFTELVPAKRNSKNRAAGTMEWKPIQSITKQVVKDCLIYQIIPAIKAKWPANASKTIFIQQDNARPHIQDSDPDFRAVASADGFDIHLVHQPPNSPDTNINDLGWFRAIQSLQTESVSTNVDGLVNAVINSFNELSPTTLNKVFLSLQSCMVEILKVKGRNSYKIPHLGNDALIRQDMLPLNLQVPSELVRECISYLIDNGALSISDTLMQNLGVNAGCTDEVELMVHQLQIQSTEVM, encoded by the exons ATGGCTAGAAGGAAGGATCTTTCTTCCTTTGAGAGGGCTGCCATCATCGAGTTTCTGCTTGAAGGAAGCAAAAATGGAAAGCCATCTCGAGGGAAGATCACTGCTGTTGTTCAGAGATGGAGCTGCTGCCGGCGGACGATCAGTCGTACTTGGGCAGCTGCAAAAGAACGAAGAGCAAATGGTGAGGTAATGAGTTCGGTGAGTAAGAAAATAATGAGACCAAGGAGAAAACTTGTAGCTCTGGATTTACAGTTAATTGCTAGCCTAGATTTGTCAAAAAGATCAACAATTAGAAAGCTTGCATGTGGGGTTAAATGCAGTAAAAGCACAGTGGGTAGATGGGCAAAAACTGGACTGATCAGGGCTCATTCGAATGCAATTAAACCTGATCTCACAGCTCCAAACAAGTTGCTTAGGCTACGGTTTTCcttagaagctctagaatatgaTAGGATTATGAGGAGTTTGACATTTAAAAGCATGCACAACACAGTCCACattgatgagaaatggttctACATCACAAAAAGTGCACAAAG GCCAGTGTTTGGGGCTAATGGTGAGTGCTTGTTTGATGGAAAAATTGGAATTTTTCCATTCACTGAACTTGTTCCAGCAAAAAGGAACAGTAAGAACAGGGCTGCAGGCACTATGGAGTGGAAGCCAATTCAAAGCATCACCAAACAAGTGGTGAAAGACTGCCTGATATACCAG ATAATTCCTGCTATTAAAGCTAAGTGGCCAGCCAATGCAAGCAAAACCATCTTTATTCAGCAAGATAATGCAAGGcctcacattcaagactcagaCCCTGATTTCAGGGCTGTTGCTTCAGCTGATGGCTTTGATATTCACTTGGTGCATCAACCACCAAACTCCCCAGACACAAACATTAATGATTTGGGGTGGTTTAGGGCAATACAAAGCCTCCAAACTGAATCAGTGTCTACAAATGTGGATGGCCTAGTGAATGCAGTGATTAATTCATTCAATGAGTTAAGCCCAACAACTTTAAATAAAGTTTTCTTAAGCTTGCAAAGTTGTATGGTGGAAATTCTGAAAGTGAAGGGGAGGAATAGCTATAAGATCCCTCATTTAGGGAATGATGCTTTGATTAGGCAGGATATGCTGCCCTTGAATCTCCAAGTTCCAAGTGAACTTGTAAGGGAGTGCATATCCTACCTAATTGACAATGGAGCTTTGTCAATTAGTGATACACTAATGCAGAATTTGGGAGTTAATGCAGGTTGCACAGATGAGGTTGAGTTGATGGTGCATCAActtcaaattcaatcaactgaAGTTATGTGA